The following proteins come from a genomic window of Rutidosis leptorrhynchoides isolate AG116_Rl617_1_P2 chromosome 10, CSIRO_AGI_Rlap_v1, whole genome shotgun sequence:
- the LOC139872663 gene encoding uncharacterized protein, producing the protein MIHPFLVTNNMFGYVDGTIPCPAKQLKLTEPDTVPKDNPNYPIWIANDAHVQKAYAPHTSFREYTLKTQLFNLKMKGDETPDAYLNRAQEYADALAVIGENVKDKYLTLLAISGLREEYNSLKSNITTLTPTTPSPSDSQAFYGARQLNHNNNRGNHRRGASRGYNNRGRGDSRNFNWASNQNTVYGTCHRCGIGHIPSQCPNRDPSTIRARPTANFVDSRNFSTAASNAWFPNTGANSHVTPDLASMDNSEAYHGNDALHVGNGMGLPILHIGSSKIYSPLKTFSISNILHGLYSLHLPQFQPLNKVAFSVARASSTI; encoded by the exons ATGATCCACCCATTCTTGGTTACTAATAATATGTTTGGTTATGTGGACGGCACAATCCCTTGTCCTGCAAAACAATTAAAATTAACCGAACCTGATACAGTTCCAAAGGATAATCCCAATTATCCAATCTGGATTGCTAATGATGCACACGTTC AGAAAGCCTATGCACCTCATACTTCCTTTCGAGAATACACATTGAAAACACAACTTTTCAATCTTAAGATGAAAGGAGATGAAACCCCTGATGCTTATCTCAATCGTGCACAAGAGTATGCAGATGCCCTTGCAGTTATTGGTGAAAACGTGAAAGATAAATACCTCACTTTGCTTGCCATTTCTGGTCTTAGAGAAGAGTACAATAGCCTTAAGTCCAATATCACTACAC TCACTCCTACCACACCATCACCGTCAGATTCTCAGGCTTTCTACGGTGCTCGTCAGCTTAACCATAACAACAATCGTGGTAACCATCGTCGTGGAGCTTCTCGAGGTTATAACAATCGTGGTCGAGGTGACAGTCGTAACTTTAACTGGGCATCCAACCAAAATACTGTTTATGGTACTTGTCATCGATGTGGGATTGGGCACATTCCATCACAGTGTCCAAATCGTGACCCGTCTACTATTCGTGCTAGGCCAACGGCTAACTTTGTAGACAGTCGCAACTTCTCTACAGCAGCATCTAACGCTTGGTTTCCGAACACGGGTGCAAACAGCCATGTCACGCCAGATTTAGCAAGCATGGACAATTCTGAGGCATATCATGGCAATGACGCGCTCCATGTTGGTAATGGTATGGGACTCCCTATCCTTCATATAGGTTCATCTAAAATTTATTCACCACTTAAAACTTTTTCTATATCCAACATTCTTCATGGTCTTTACTCGCTCCACCTTCCACAATTTCAGCCACTCAATAAAGTTGCTTTTTCAGTTGCTCGTGCGTCTTCTACAATTTGA